The genome window GCCGCCACCAGGGCTTCCTCGCTCTTGCCGCCATAGCTATGCTGAGCACCCGCCCCTACCGGAGCAAGGTCCACCCCGAGCAGCAATCCATCTCCCGGCTGCATCGTCCGATTGATGCGCTTCAGCAACCGGCCAGCCTCTTCCGGCTCAAAATTCCCGATGCTCGATCCAATCCAAAGCAGTAGTTCGCGATCGGCATTTTCCGACGGCGGAGTAATCCAGTCCACCGTGTAGTCCGCCACCATGGGAGTCGTCCGGCAGGCAGGCAACTCCGCAGCGATCCGCTCGCAAGCAGCCTCCAGCGCTGTATCGGAAACATCGACTGGCCGATACTCCATCGTTCCCTGTTGCGCCAGCGTCGCCGAGAGCAGCGTCCGTGTCTTGTCCGCAGACCCGGCGCCAAGCTCCACCAGACGCAAACGCTCGCCGCCAGCGGCTGCAGCGATCATCTCTCCAGCATGGTCCGTCAGCAATTGCCGCTCGATGCGAGTGAGGTAATACTCCGGCAGCGCTGTGATCTCGTCAAAGAGCCGCGACCCCGCCTCGTCATAAAAGAGCCACGGAGGCAGTCGCTTCGGCACGGCTGCGAGCCCATCCCGAACGATCCGCGCAAGCGCCAAATCCACACAAAAAGCTTCCGTACGCTTCGAAACCTCGATAGCTGCCGTCGCCATAGTCATCCCCAGGATAGATTTACAGTACCCGTGCTTCGATGCAATTTACTGCTAACGGGTTAGGAAGAAGCCAGACGAATTCCAGAAAATTGCCATCGCGTCTCCGGCGAAAAGAAATTTCTGTAGCTCGCTCGAACATGTTCCGTGGGCGTTACGCATGAGCCTCCGCGCAAAACCATCTGCCCACTCATGAACTTGCCGTTATATTCCCCCAGCGATCCCGCCAGCGGTTGAAACCCCGGATATCCCAGGTAAGCGCTGCCCGTCCACTCCCAGCAATCCCCAAACATCTGGGATGGACGATACCCGTCGCCGTCTTTGCTGACGACCTGCTCAGGGGAGGAAGTAGTTCCCAACCGGCCGCTTTCCAGCAGATTGCCCTCAACCGGCAGTTTTGCGGCCACACTCTCCCACTCCGCTTCCGTTACCAGCCGCCTGCCTGCCCAATGGGCATAGGCATCCGCCTCAAAATAGCTTACATGCGCCACGGAAGTATCTTTCAGTGCGGCCAGCGTCTTCGCTCCGCGCAGCGTAAAGATGGACCACTCACCATTGACCTTTCGCCAGTAAAGCGGAGCCTCCCACTTCTGCTCCTGCACCGTAGTCCATCCCACCGAGAGCCAGAATTCAGGCCGCGAATACCCGCCATCCGCAATGAACTCCGCAAACTCCCCGCAAGTCACCAGCCGCGAAGCAATCTTGAACGGCTCCAGCCATACCCGATGCCGCGGGCGCTCATTATCAAAACTGAACTCCTCGCCAGAGTACCCAATCTCCACCAGGCCGCCTTCATAGGAAACAAACCGCATCGGGTCCGCTCCAGCTTCGGTCTCAACCTGCCCACCCGCATCCTCAGCCAGGTACGCAGGCTGCAGCGGATTCGTGAACAGCGCGTGTTTCACATCGGTAAGCAGCAACTCCTGGTGCTGCTCCTCGTGATTCAGTCCCAGCTCGATCCTTCGAAGCGCCTCTTCAGGCACCTCGCCTTCCAGCAGCCTTGCGAGAGCATCATCCACGTGCCGCCGGTAGCGCAGAATCTCCCCTAGCGCAGGCCGCGAAAACGAAGCCCTCAGCCGCTTGTCCGGAAACTCCGCAAAGCTCTGGTAATAGCTGTTGAAAAGCCAGGGGAAGTCTTTGTCGAAGACCTCATACTCTGGCAGGAATTCACTCAAAAGGAACGATTCGAAAAACCACGAAGTATGCGCAATATGCCACTTCGCAGGCGAAGCCTCCGGACACGATTGCACCATCATGTCCTCCGGCGTCAGCGGCTCACAGAGCTTCAAACTTCGCTGTCGCACCAGCCTGTAACGCTCGCGCAGTTCGATCGATGTACTTAACGCAGCAGTAGCCATAATCTCTCCGTAGACTCCCCGGCAGTTCTCTTTTTGAATTTTTCGTACGGTCATAAGTCCATCGAACTCGCCACCACGACCGATGTAGCTTTTGATGCATCTCACCCGTCTACGAGTAAGTGAGATGCTTTGGAGGACTAAAATGAGGGTAAATCTTTTTCGCGCCGTCGCTGCAGCAACTTTGTGGGGTTCATTTGCGTTGGGGTCATTTGCGCTTGTAACGGCAGGTGCATTGCACGCCCAGGATTCCCCGCAACCATCGGACGGCAACGGCTCGGGCCAGCGGCGCGGAGGAGGCGGCGGCGGAATGCGCGGCATGGCCGGTGCCCGCGGTATCCTTGGCACGGTTTCTGAAGTCACCGCCGAGCACTACACCGTCAAGACCGATTCCGGCGAAACCTATACCGTCCATTTCAGCGCCAATACCCGTATCCTCAAGCAGCCCGCCGGTGCCGGTCGTCAGCCAGGGCAGGCAGGCGAACGCCAGCAGGGCCAGGGAGGCGAGCGTCAGCAGCCGCTACCCATCAAGTCCACCGACATCAAGGTTGGAGATGCCATCACCGCCGGCGGTGAAATCGACGCCGACGCTAAATCCGTAGGCGCCATCTTCATCCTTCAGCTCGACCCCGAACGCGCGAAAGAGATGCGCGCCATGCAGGCCAATTACGGCAAGACATGGCTGGCCGGTCGCATTATCAAAATTGAAGACACAAAAATCACCATCGATGGCGTGGTCGATCACGCGCCGCACCTCATCGCAGTGGACGAAAACACCTCCTTCCACAAGCGCCGCGACGCCATCACCCTCGCCGACATCAAGCCCGGTGACAGTCTCCGCGCAGAAGGCGCAATGAAAGACGGAGCATTCCTCGCCACGACCGTAAATGCAATGGAGCCTCGCACTCCGGGTGAACGCGGCGTCAGGCAGGACCGGCAAGGAACTGGGCAGGGTCAGGGCAACGGCAACGGACAAAGCGGAGCCCCAGGCGCATCCCAATCCCCGAACCAGCAGTAGCAAGTAGCAGGTCACGTAGTAGCAAGTCACGTAGTAGCAGGCCACGTCGTTTCAGGAAGCGAGTGGCCTGCTACCACATGGCCCGCTACCGAATCTCTTCCAGATTCATCTCCGCCCACATCACCGCCTCGGCATACATCTCCGGCAGCTTTGCCCTGGCATCTCCCGTGCGCCCCAGCACCCCGGGAAACGACACGCTATCGCTGCACGACCAGTCGCCCTGCTCGTGACACTCCAGCCAATCCAGCACACTGCGTTGCGGATTCTTCTCTCCCATCAGCGCCGCATGTACCTCGGCCCGTAACGGCAGAGCCTTGGCCACCGCCTCCACCGACACGCCCAACATGGCTGGCAGCAGGCTGAGAACCCCCAACAAATACTGCTCCGTACTGTCCTGCATGGCCAGATCAGCAGCCAGCTCGCAAAACCGCCCGCGCACAAATGCCATCCGCAGCAACTCCGTCGGATGATCGCCGCCCAGCTCGCTCGCAATCGCCAGCATTGCCACCCGCCGAAACATCGCGTCCCCGATCATCACCAGCGCCCCATGAATCGACGTAACGACCTTGCGTGTCCCATACAGCGGCGAATTCACCATGCGCAGCAACCGGTACGTCAGCGAAGCATCCCTCTTCACCAGGTTGCTCATGCGCTTCGTATCCAGCGGTTCTTCATGCAGCGCCTGCAGTATCTCCAGGTGCGCCATCCGGTTTGCAGGAATATCCCGGTTCTCCATCATCACCGGCTTGCAAAAGTAGTACCCCTGAAACAGCGTGAACCCTTCGATTCGAGCCTGTGCAAAATCCTCGCGTGTCTCCACATGCTCCGCCACCAGTTGCGCCGTATAACCGTTGAGGTTCCGCATCAGGTGCGCACGCTCATCCTCATCGGTTGTCGACAGGTCCACCTTCACATAATCGGCAAGCGCCAGGAACGATTCCCACTCCGGCCTCCATGCGAAGTCATCCAGCGCCAGCCGGTATCCATAAGCCTTCAGCTCCGCACAGGCGCGCCAAAGCGCAGCGGAAGGCTCCAGTGTCTCCAGCAGCTCCAGCACCGTATCCGAGGCAGGCAATACCATCACCAGCCGGTCTTCCAGCGCCTCTTGTGTGCAGTTCACAAACGCAGGCAGGCCGCCCGTCAGCTTGTCCAATCCAAAGATGACCGCATTGTCCAGCACGGATCTCGTAGCCGCATTGCCGTCGCCGCTGAAAGCCAGCAGCCCCGGCCCGGCTCGAAACAGCAGCTCATACCCGTGAACCTCGCCCATCAGGTCCATGATCGGCTGCCGGGCCACATAGCGCAGCCCGGTCGGCCGCAATCCATCCGACATCAGGCAATCCGGACCGCGAACGGTCGCAGGCAAGCTCGCCTCATGCACAGACGCTATCGAGAATGGAGTCGTCATGCACCGCCCTAAACAGCCCTATCGGCAGCGCACGACCAATCCATGAATAAATTTTTACGAATCGGAGGAAGTAAAAAAACAGTTCAGAAAAGAGGGAATTTACCCTCCCATGAACATCCCGCCATTCACATCCAGCACATGCCCGGTCACATACCCCGCACCCTCGGATGCCAGGTAGGTCACCGCGTGAGCCACGTCGATCTCCGTTCCAGACCGTCCCAGCGGAATCGCACTCAGCATTGCCGACGTCTGCTTCTCATCCAGCACGGACGTCATCTGGGTCACAATGTATCCCGGAGCAACCGCGTTCACCGTCACTCCGCGCGAAGCAACCTCCCGCGCTAGCGAACGAGTCATCCCAATAAGCCCCGCCTTGCTCGCCGCATAGTTCACCTGCCCCGCCTGGCCGGTTTGTCCCACGATGCTTGAGACATTGATGATTCGGCCCCAGCGATTCTTCAGCATCGCAGCCAGCAACGCCTGCGTAAGCAGAAAAGCCCCGGTCAGATTGGTCGAAAGCACATCATCCCAATCCGCCCGCTTCATCCTCAACACAAGTCCATCCCGCGTAATCCCGGCATTGTTCACCAGGATCTCGACTTTGCCAAACCGAGCCAGAATCTCCTTCGCCCCAGCCTTGATGGACGCTTCATCCGCCACATCCAGCGCAAAAGCCGCAGCCGTTCCGCCCGCAGCCTCAATCTCGGCCTGGACCTCCGCCAGCTTTGCCACATTCCGCGCAGCCAGTGCCACCGTAGCGCCCTCAGCCGCCAGCGCCAACGCACAAGCCCGCCCAATTCCCTGCGAAGCCCCGGTTACCAGGGCAATTCTTCCTTGCACCGTACTCATAATTTTCCTCAATAGACAAAATAAACAAAGGATGACCGCTTGATGTAACAGGAGCCCAATGTAACAGCGCCAGCAGCGCCTCTCTAAGATTATAAAGAGGGATTACAGAGAAGAATCAAAGCAACGGCGGTTCCCGAGAAGGCCCAATCCGCAGGCTGAACTGACAGAAGAATCTCAAGCCGCCTGCATATACATCGGCGCTATTTCCATCACCGCGAAACCTACTGCGCTACCACCGGCGTTCCCGCTCGCACCACCGCCGGCAACACCACCTCCGGCGACCAGACATACACCGCCAGCCGTCGCGAATAGTGCAGCAGCGGCCTGGTTCGAGGCAGCTCCAGGCCCAGCGCGGAGGCCAGATCGTTCTCCTCGATCACCGCTTCAGCCTCTTCAAGTGGCCACGGAAGATGATGAATCTGCGCCCGCAACAGCCGCCCCAGCGCATCCCGCGTAAACAGGCAATACCGTTCCGTCAGAAAATACTCAATCGTCCCCGGACGGCTCTGCACCAATCTTCGCGTCGGACCCAGCCCTCGGTATCGCGCCATAAACCGCACAGGTTTAGCGCTCAGCAACCGTTTGCTATAAAACGAAAACTCCTGCTCGCCGCGCGGTTCAATCTTCATCTGCGCCCAGTAGTAGGGCAGATGAAAAATCCCCCTGGCCATCATCACCGCCAGCAGATTGCCTGCCTCAAGCGAAAAGAAATACACCCCCGGCATCCCCGTCTGCGTATCCCGAACGTAGGTTCTCAAATTCAGCTCAGGAGTCTGTCTCGCCCCCGGTATCGGCGGCAATCCCCACACCTGGATCTTGTCCATCCAGAACGGAACTACCCCGATCCACGCCGATCCCTGAAATACGTCCGCCTCAAGCCCATCCGGCAACAGGCTCTCAATCTCCGCCGCCCGCATAGGCCAGTGCGCAAAGAGCAGATCGTTCCACCGCTGTGCCATTACATGTCGCGCTGTAGGCAGCGGCCACGGTCGGTGCGAAATAGTATTGAGATCTTCACTCATCGGCAGGCATTCGCTTGCTGTACGGTTCATCCCGCCGTCTGCCCAGAACCCGAACTCCCGGTCCCGGCGACTTTTCCGGCGTCGCTCACTAGCAATGCTAGTCGAAGTACGCCGGATGCAACACACCATGCGAACCCAAAGTAGATTACAGGCTCGTCAATCTCTATGTTCGCCAGACCAAATCCCTATGTTTGCCAGACGTAAAGATAATCGCTGTCGCTCGAAGTCGCGACATTCAGCCCTCGCTCGCGCGTTGCCCGGTTGAGCGCAGAGCGGATGTTTTCCTTCGTGTCCGGCAGTTCGGCCAAAGGAATCTTGAGCGCGCTTCCCTTATCCAGTTGCGCGATGTTGTTCAGCAACTCGGTCACGATTTCCTTATGCTTACCGTTGCGCCCAGTGGGAATATCCACCTGCAGTACGGACTCGAACTTCATTCCTGGACGATTATGGTCTTTGTCGATAGCCATAACAATCTCTCCCCTGAACTAATCGTATTCTTAATCTAAACTGACGCTACGCTAACCTAACACGAATCTACACTCACCATCAAGAGGACCTCCCGCCACACTCTTGATAACCTGCAAATTGCACATCCAAAAAGAGTTATCCCGTATTTATCAGAAGCTGCTAAGGTGCATGAGAGGTTGTTTTTTATGCTGATTTCAACCCGTTTTAAGACCATCCCTTTAGCCCAGGTTCCAAGAACGGATCTGGTCTACCTATTCTCGAAATCGAGCCCCTTGCTTCTCGTAGTGCATGACGAGTGCACCGTTGCCGACACCCGGGCAGCCATCCTGGAAGGCTGGGGATTCAATGTCATAAAAGCCTATGACTGGGACACTGCCATCGATCTCGCACTATCCACGTCGCCCGATCTGCTCATCAGCGATGGAATCCTGACCGGTATTGACGGCGTCGAACTCGGCAAGGCAATTCGAGAGATAGCACCCCGCTGCAAAGTGCTGTTGTTCTCCGCAGAATTTTCAAGTATCGATGCGCTCTCCACCTGGGCTCTGGCATCGGCTGCTCAGGCATCACCCGCTTCGCTGCCACCGAACGCCGAACCATCCAGCCACACCTCATGGCTGTTGAAGCCCGTAGCCCCATCTCTCCTGTTTGCTCATCTGGAAAAACTCGGTCTGCACCCCGGACCCACCCGAGCCGCATAATCCGATCCGAATGGAAGTAGCAGCAGAACTTCCCCGGCCTGACGCTCTCATGCCGTATCCTGAACCCCAGAGAGCCATGTCCACGACTATCCCCACCACACGCCCCGCATCCGATCCAGCCTCCAGCCACGCCCACAATCAGACTGAGGTCTTCGCCGTACATGGCGCCGACCCGGAAGTCCTCGCCTACGCGATGGCCAAATACTCGCGCTCCTCGCTCTCCATGCGCCAGTCGCTCAAGGAAATCAGCTCTCAGCGCGCCGAGCAGTTCCTCAACACCTTTTACTTCCAGTACGGGCATCGCTCCATCGCCGACCTAGCCCATGTCGCCTTTGCCATTGAGCGCCTGTCGCTCCTCGCCGCGATTGTCCTCGTCGACGAACAGCGCTGGGACGGCCAGGAGCGCTCAACCCGCTACCAGAACTTCCTCAAGTCCGGCTGGTATCT of Acidicapsa ligni contains these proteins:
- the fabG gene encoding 3-oxoacyl-[acyl-carrier-protein] reductase, with the protein product MSTVQGRIALVTGASQGIGRACALALAAEGATVALAARNVAKLAEVQAEIEAAGGTAAAFALDVADEASIKAGAKEILARFGKVEILVNNAGITRDGLVLRMKRADWDDVLSTNLTGAFLLTQALLAAMLKNRWGRIINVSSIVGQTGQAGQVNYAASKAGLIGMTRSLAREVASRGVTVNAVAPGYIVTQMTSVLDEKQTSAMLSAIPLGRSGTEIDVAHAVTYLASEGAGYVTGHVLDVNGGMFMGG
- a CDS encoding response regulator, with the translated sequence MLISTRFKTIPLAQVPRTDLVYLFSKSSPLLLVVHDECTVADTRAAILEGWGFNVIKAYDWDTAIDLALSTSPDLLISDGILTGIDGVELGKAIREIAPRCKVLLFSAEFSSIDALSTWALASAAQASPASLPPNAEPSSHTSWLLKPVAPSLLFAHLEKLGLHPGPTRAA
- a CDS encoding EAL and HDOD domain-containing protein encodes the protein MTTPFSIASVHEASLPATVRGPDCLMSDGLRPTGLRYVARQPIMDLMGEVHGYELLFRAGPGLLAFSGDGNAATRSVLDNAVIFGLDKLTGGLPAFVNCTQEALEDRLVMVLPASDTVLELLETLEPSAALWRACAELKAYGYRLALDDFAWRPEWESFLALADYVKVDLSTTDEDERAHLMRNLNGYTAQLVAEHVETREDFAQARIEGFTLFQGYYFCKPVMMENRDIPANRMAHLEILQALHEEPLDTKRMSNLVKRDASLTYRLLRMVNSPLYGTRKVVTSIHGALVMIGDAMFRRVAMLAIASELGGDHPTELLRMAFVRGRFCELAADLAMQDSTEQYLLGVLSLLPAMLGVSVEAVAKALPLRAEVHAALMGEKNPQRSVLDWLECHEQGDWSCSDSVSFPGVLGRTGDARAKLPEMYAEAVMWAEMNLEEIR
- the egtD gene encoding L-histidine N(alpha)-methyltransferase, with product MATAAIEVSKRTEAFCVDLALARIVRDGLAAVPKRLPPWLFYDEAGSRLFDEITALPEYYLTRIERQLLTDHAGEMIAAAAGGERLRLVELGAGSADKTRTLLSATLAQQGTMEYRPVDVSDTALEAACERIAAELPACRTTPMVADYTVDWITPPSENADRELLLWIGSSIGNFEPEEAGRLLKRINRTMQPGDGLLLGVDLAPVGAGAQHSYGGKSEEALVAAYDDAAGVTAAFNRNVLVRLNRDLGANFNLDAFAHCAVWNAASSRMEMHLESLSEQWVRIEALDLDVRFAEGERMHTENSYKYTMERAAMLMARAGFPVVEKWTDPAGWFAVFLGRKG
- the egtB gene encoding ergothioneine biosynthesis protein EgtB, which codes for MTVRKIQKENCRGVYGEIMATAALSTSIELRERYRLVRQRSLKLCEPLTPEDMMVQSCPEASPAKWHIAHTSWFFESFLLSEFLPEYEVFDKDFPWLFNSYYQSFAEFPDKRLRASFSRPALGEILRYRRHVDDALARLLEGEVPEEALRRIELGLNHEEQHQELLLTDVKHALFTNPLQPAYLAEDAGGQVETEAGADPMRFVSYEGGLVEIGYSGEEFSFDNERPRHRVWLEPFKIASRLVTCGEFAEFIADGGYSRPEFWLSVGWTTVQEQKWEAPLYWRKVNGEWSIFTLRGAKTLAALKDTSVAHVSYFEADAYAHWAGRRLVTEAEWESVAAKLPVEGNLLESGRLGTTSSPEQVVSKDGDGYRPSQMFGDCWEWTGSAYLGYPGFQPLAGSLGEYNGKFMSGQMVLRGGSCVTPTEHVRASYRNFFSPETRWQFSGIRLASS
- a CDS encoding DUF5666 domain-containing protein, with product MRVNLFRAVAAATLWGSFALGSFALVTAGALHAQDSPQPSDGNGSGQRRGGGGGGMRGMAGARGILGTVSEVTAEHYTVKTDSGETYTVHFSANTRILKQPAGAGRQPGQAGERQQGQGGERQQPLPIKSTDIKVGDAITAGGEIDADAKSVGAIFILQLDPERAKEMRAMQANYGKTWLAGRIIKIEDTKITIDGVVDHAPHLIAVDENTSFHKRRDAITLADIKPGDSLRAEGAMKDGAFLATTVNAMEPRTPGERGVRQDRQGTGQGQGNGNGQSGAPGASQSPNQQ
- a CDS encoding YqjF family protein, with protein sequence MNRTASECLPMSEDLNTISHRPWPLPTARHVMAQRWNDLLFAHWPMRAAEIESLLPDGLEADVFQGSAWIGVVPFWMDKIQVWGLPPIPGARQTPELNLRTYVRDTQTGMPGVYFFSLEAGNLLAVMMARGIFHLPYYWAQMKIEPRGEQEFSFYSKRLLSAKPVRFMARYRGLGPTRRLVQSRPGTIEYFLTERYCLFTRDALGRLLRAQIHHLPWPLEEAEAVIEENDLASALGLELPRTRPLLHYSRRLAVYVWSPEVVLPAVVRAGTPVVAQ